The region CCACCTCCAGTACCTGAACGAATGCCTGACCGAGCTGAATCAGGCGCTAACCTGCCTGGGCGCACCCCTCGTCTGCCGGCACGGCGCAGTCGTGACGGTGCTGCAAGAGCTGTTTGAAGAGGTGGGCATCACCGGCCTCTGGGCACACGAAGAAACCGGCAACGGGGTCAGCTATGCCCGCGACCTCCGGGTTCACGCCTGGTGCCGAAGTCAAGGCGTGCCCTTCGTCGAGCTGCCCCAGAACGGCGTGGTCCGGCGCTTGCGCAACCGCGATGGGTGGGCCGACACTTGGGAAGAACGGATGGGCGCCCCAGTCCTCGCGGCCCCGGACCAACTGACGACCGTGGCCACTGATTCGGTCGGGCGGCTGACTGCGACCGATCTCCAGTTGGGGCCCAACCGCAAGGTGATTCCTGTTGGTGGCCGCGCGGCCGCTGAGGAGACACTGGCCAGCTTCCTGGCGGTGCGGGGCGTGGACTACATGCGCGAAATGAGCAGTCCCCTGACGGCCGAGGACAGTTGCTCTCGGCTGAGTGCGCCGCTCGCGTTCGGCACCATCAGCCTGCGCGAGGTACTCCAGGCCACCCGGCAGCGCTTGGCGGCGGTGAAGGGGGAAGCGTCTGCCGATCCCTGCTGGGTCCGTTCCCTGCGGTCGTTCGAGAGTCGGCTGCACTGGCACTGTCATTTCATCCAGCGCCTGGAGTCTGAGCCCGAGATGGAGTTCCGCAACCTGAACAGGGCCTTCGACGATCTGCGCCCAGAAGGCGAACGAGAGGCCTTTGACCGCTGGGCGGCTGGGCAGACCGGGTATCCCCTGCAGGACGCCTGTATGCGGATGCTCAACGAAGTCGGCTGGCTCAATTTCAGGATGCGGGCGATGACCATTTCCTTTTCCAGCCAGCTGCTCTGGCAACACTGGCGCCGCCCGGGCGAGTACCTGGCCCACCACTGGCTGGACAATGAACCCGGCATCCACTGGGCGCAGGTCCAGATGCAGAGCAGTACCGTTGGCATCAACCGCGTGCGCATTTACAACCCCGTCAAGCAGAGCCGCGATCAGGACCCAACTGGTGAGTTCATCCGGCGCTGGGTGCCGGAACTGGCGGACGTGCCGACCGAGTTTATTCATGAGCCGTGGGCTTGGAGTGGCGCGGGCCGGCTGGCCTACCCTATGCCCATCGTGGACGGGGTGCAGGCGGCGCGACGCGCGAAAGCCAGGATTACATCGGTGCGGCAGACCAGTTTTTTCGAAGAGGAAGCTCGGCGCGTCTACGTCCTGCATGGCAGCCGGAAAAAGGCGGTCCTGCGCGCCGAGCGGCGGGCCAGGGGATTGCCGGAGAAACCGGTGCGACCACCAGCCCCCAAACGCGCGCCCGTGGCCCTGAGCATGGTGGGACAGCCAGACCTGTTCGGGGCGGTACCTGTCCCCGCGCCGCAGGCCCTCGTGCCGGCAGGCCTGCCTGTGTCTTGGCAAGCGGCTTTGGCCCCGGAATTTGCCTCGCCCGCCTTCCACCAGCTCAAGGACTTCTTGGTGCAGGAGCGCCGCACCCACACGGTCTATCCACCGGCGGCCGACGTGTTCAACGCTCTCCGGCTTACACCACTGGAAGAGGTCAAGGTCGTCATTCTGGGCCA is a window of Deinococcus betulae DNA encoding:
- the ung gene encoding uracil-DNA glycosylase — protein: MPVQVVWFKKDLRVQDHAPLLEAAARGPVLPLYVYEPEQLHHPEFGGHHLQYLNECLTELNQALTCLGAPLVCRHGAVVTVLQELFEEVGITGLWAHEETGNGVSYARDLRVHAWCRSQGVPFVELPQNGVVRRLRNRDGWADTWEERMGAPVLAAPDQLTTVATDSVGRLTATDLQLGPNRKVIPVGGRAAAEETLASFLAVRGVDYMREMSSPLTAEDSCSRLSAPLAFGTISLREVLQATRQRLAAVKGEASADPCWVRSLRSFESRLHWHCHFIQRLESEPEMEFRNLNRAFDDLRPEGEREAFDRWAAGQTGYPLQDACMRMLNEVGWLNFRMRAMTISFSSQLLWQHWRRPGEYLAHHWLDNEPGIHWAQVQMQSSTVGINRVRIYNPVKQSRDQDPTGEFIRRWVPELADVPTEFIHEPWAWSGAGRLAYPMPIVDGVQAARRAKARITSVRQTSFFEEEARRVYVLHGSRKKAVLRAERRARGLPEKPVRPPAPKRAPVALSMVGQPDLFGAVPVPAPQALVPAGLPVSWQAALAPEFASPAFHQLKDFLVQERRTHTVYPPAADVFNALRLTPLEEVKVVILGQDPYHGRGQANGLAFSVRPGVRVPPILQNIYREVQTDLGIPPPSDGDLTCWATQGVLLLNTVLTVRAGEPGSHAGQGWEAVTDAVIRTVNAKSERVVFVLWGAHARKKAKLVTGSQHVVLESAHPSPLSAVRFLGSRPFSQVNAALTEAGLSPILWGSLTHD